In Flavobacterium sp. N3904, one DNA window encodes the following:
- a CDS encoding alpha,alpha-trehalase, which translates to MKFLLKVDQVFEALLLQEDTDHDKKITKDDLGPKRFVLVDENTNKEQIIQGTYHLSNLLQELAVLKENEEILGEVDLDYIQENPVERISRKIKEDYWDELTRTIDRKGLKLILEDVKTSNEMATLYVSEKDKQGVAYFKELEKELDNFEVVVMPSVISEDYVATLDDKPGILALALQQKVYSLQGVPFVVPGGRFNEMYGWDSYFIGVGLLIDGKLDKAIAIAENFKYQILHYGKILNANRSYYLTRTQPPLYSSLLVAIAKEENISHDWLRSHLETVILEYNAVWMVQGNRLTPTGLSRYKADGVGMPFEVEPGHFDDVLEPYAIKYNLPVREFEKQYLARTITDPELDLYFVHDRSMRESGHDTTNRLINTCANLNSVDVNSFLYKYEKDIESLIRDYFEGSFTVENVTYAPSDWAKKAEFRKEKMNELCWNETAGMYFDYDFVNQKQFPFEAATTFFPLWAGLCDKNQAKKLVENALPLFVKTGGITGSTQNSWMETDENAPQRQWDYPFGWAPHQMLLWEGLLKYNYNDKAQEMIYRWLWLITKNAVEYNGTIPEKFDLETSSHKVFAEYGNVGTEFDYIAKEGFGWVNASYQYGLQILSDKLKSELNLLTSPDLIF; encoded by the coding sequence ATGAAGTTCTTACTTAAAGTCGATCAAGTGTTTGAAGCACTTCTGCTTCAAGAAGACACGGATCATGATAAAAAAATAACCAAAGATGATTTGGGGCCAAAAAGATTTGTGTTGGTAGATGAGAATACCAATAAAGAACAAATTATTCAAGGCACTTATCACTTGTCTAATCTGTTACAAGAATTGGCGGTGCTAAAAGAGAATGAAGAGATATTAGGCGAGGTTGATTTGGATTACATTCAGGAGAATCCTGTGGAAAGAATTTCAAGGAAAATAAAAGAGGACTATTGGGATGAACTCACCCGAACCATTGACAGGAAAGGATTGAAATTAATTCTCGAAGATGTGAAAACTTCGAATGAAATGGCAACCCTTTATGTTTCTGAAAAAGACAAACAAGGCGTTGCTTATTTTAAAGAATTAGAAAAGGAGTTGGATAACTTCGAAGTTGTCGTTATGCCTTCGGTCATTTCGGAAGATTATGTAGCAACACTGGATGATAAACCTGGGATTTTGGCACTGGCTTTGCAGCAAAAAGTGTATAGTTTGCAAGGCGTTCCTTTTGTGGTACCAGGAGGAAGATTTAATGAAATGTATGGCTGGGATAGTTATTTTATTGGAGTCGGATTATTAATTGACGGAAAATTAGACAAAGCAATTGCCATTGCCGAGAATTTCAAATATCAAATTCTGCATTATGGAAAAATCTTAAATGCGAATCGAAGTTATTATCTCACCAGAACGCAGCCACCTTTGTATTCTTCTTTGCTTGTTGCTATCGCAAAAGAGGAAAACATAAGTCACGACTGGCTACGAAGTCATCTGGAAACGGTGATTTTAGAATACAATGCGGTTTGGATGGTACAAGGGAATAGATTGACACCGACAGGATTGAGTCGATATAAAGCGGATGGTGTGGGAATGCCTTTTGAAGTGGAACCTGGCCATTTTGATGATGTTTTAGAACCTTACGCGATTAAATATAATTTGCCTGTTCGAGAATTCGAAAAGCAGTATTTGGCTCGAACGATTACTGATCCTGAACTGGATTTGTATTTTGTACATGATCGAAGTATGCGCGAAAGTGGTCACGATACGACTAATCGCTTGATTAATACCTGTGCCAATTTAAATTCAGTGGATGTCAATAGTTTTCTTTATAAATATGAAAAAGACATTGAAAGTTTAATAAGAGATTATTTTGAAGGTTCATTTACTGTTGAAAACGTAACCTATGCTCCAAGTGATTGGGCTAAAAAAGCGGAGTTTAGAAAAGAGAAGATGAATGAACTGTGTTGGAATGAAACAGCGGGAATGTATTTTGATTATGATTTTGTAAACCAAAAACAATTTCCATTTGAGGCAGCGACGACATTCTTTCCTCTTTGGGCGGGATTATGTGATAAAAATCAAGCTAAAAAGTTAGTAGAGAATGCTTTACCTCTTTTTGTAAAAACGGGCGGAATTACCGGTAGTACTCAAAACAGTTGGATGGAAACCGATGAAAATGCACCGCAGCGACAATGGGATTATCCTTTTGGGTGGGCGCCGCATCAAATGTTGCTGTGGGAAGGATTGTTGAAATACAATTACAACGACAAAGCGCAAGAAATGATCTACCGTTGGCTTTGGTTAATTACAAAGAATGCAGTAGAATACAACGGTACTATTCCCGAAAAATTTGATTTGGAAACCAGTTCACATAAAGTTTTTGCCGAATATGGAAATGTAGGAACCGAATTTGATTATATCGCAAAAGAAGGTTTTGGCTGGGTAAATGCATCATATCAATATGGTTTGCAAATATTGAGCGACAAACTCAAATCAGAATTAAATCTATTGACATCACCGGATTTAATATTTTAG
- a CDS encoding MFS transporter, translated as MKNITIKLALFINYFVFAALLNSVGLLIQKSQNMYGVSEVQASVLEPAKDLTIAFVAFLIGSLLPKLGYKKGMLISLAVVFAGCFVMYFGDAFWSVIVLFACTGFSFAIIKVSVMALIGVVVDTQKQHKAFMSYIESVFMLGIVFAYVIFPMFYSEIDPKAWLNVYLVLAGLIALVFVFILTSKFNLPKVENPKSFKEDFKDMLSLLKRPLILLFAVFAFMYVMTEQGIMSWLPTFNQKVLHLNERLAGQMAVILMLSIAFGRFVSGIIVKKIHWYVFLTICLFAAASLIIFVLPMASGIEITQINALSDVPLIGFVFPLIGLFLAPIYPIVNSTIISATEKGFHSAVAGLLTFFSAIGGTCGSVIIGYLFQKIGGSKAFYFSLIPLSILIVVLFFINKINKKNEVLT; from the coding sequence ATGAAAAACATCACCATAAAGCTCGCATTATTTATCAATTATTTTGTTTTTGCAGCCCTTTTGAATAGTGTGGGGTTGTTGATTCAAAAGTCTCAAAACATGTATGGAGTCTCAGAGGTACAAGCAAGTGTCTTGGAGCCCGCCAAAGATTTGACCATTGCATTTGTTGCTTTTTTGATTGGTTCATTGCTTCCTAAATTAGGGTATAAAAAAGGAATGCTAATCAGTTTGGCTGTTGTATTTGCAGGTTGTTTTGTGATGTATTTTGGAGATGCATTTTGGAGTGTCATTGTGCTATTTGCGTGTACTGGTTTTTCTTTTGCGATAATTAAAGTTTCCGTCATGGCTCTCATTGGAGTTGTCGTTGATACGCAAAAACAGCATAAGGCTTTTATGAGTTATATCGAAAGTGTATTTATGCTTGGTATTGTATTTGCGTATGTCATTTTTCCAATGTTTTATAGCGAAATCGATCCGAAAGCTTGGCTCAATGTTTATTTGGTTTTGGCGGGATTGATTGCTCTTGTGTTCGTTTTTATTTTGACCTCAAAATTCAATTTGCCCAAAGTCGAAAATCCTAAATCTTTTAAGGAAGATTTTAAAGATATGCTGAGTTTGTTAAAAAGACCTTTGATTCTTCTTTTTGCTGTTTTTGCGTTTATGTATGTCATGACCGAACAGGGAATAATGTCTTGGTTGCCTACTTTTAATCAAAAAGTTTTGCACCTCAATGAACGATTAGCAGGTCAAATGGCTGTGATTCTAATGCTTTCGATTGCCTTTGGACGATTTGTTTCGGGTATAATTGTCAAGAAAATACATTGGTATGTTTTTTTGACCATTTGTTTATTTGCGGCAGCGAGCTTAATTATTTTTGTTTTACCAATGGCTTCTGGAATTGAGATTACACAAATTAATGCTTTATCTGACGTTCCATTAATCGGGTTTGTTTTTCCGTTAATTGGTTTGTTTTTGGCTCCTATTTATCCGATTGTAAATTCAACTATAATAAGTGCAACAGAAAAAGGTTTTCATAGTGCAGTTGCCGGTTTGTTGACTTTTTTCTCTGCAATTGGTGGAACCTGTGGCTCTGTAATTATTGGATATTTATTTCAAAAAATTGGCGGAAGTAAAGCGTTTTATTTTTCGCTAATTCCACTATCTATACTTATTGTAGTTTTATTTTTTATTAACAAAATAAATAAAAAAAATGAAGTTCTTACTTAA
- a CDS encoding carbohydrate kinase family protein, with product MEKTIDIICAGELLIDCIGHQVNATIRETDDYHRYLGGSPTNVASNAARLGLKSVLVATCGKDGLGDFSIQKLQEKNVITSQITQLDEGSTSIILVSKSTGTPDFIPYRDADFHIEVSQIPEELLKSAKIFHTTCFALSKNPAQQTIVESAKKAKALGLQTSIDINFSERIWPNREEAKLVLKEYLSTNPFVKLSEDDCYRLFAEAKSEEFIFDYFHGLGASTICLTKGKDGVILSDRNAGIIRKEALPVAEIKDTTGAGDAFWTGFLYAQLQNKNWEETIAIAQRLAVLKLKNIGGLPDGINILDYLNADL from the coding sequence ATGGAAAAAACGATTGATATTATATGTGCTGGCGAATTGTTGATCGATTGTATCGGTCATCAAGTGAATGCTACTATTAGAGAAACCGATGATTATCACAGGTATCTTGGTGGTTCACCTACCAATGTGGCTTCAAATGCAGCGCGATTGGGTTTAAAGTCGGTTTTGGTGGCTACTTGCGGGAAGGATGGATTAGGTGATTTTAGTATTCAAAAACTTCAAGAAAAGAACGTAATTACCTCCCAAATCACTCAATTAGATGAAGGTTCTACTTCGATTATTTTGGTGTCGAAATCTACCGGGACACCCGATTTTATTCCGTATCGTGATGCAGATTTTCATATAGAAGTAAGTCAGATACCAGAGGAATTACTTAAAAGTGCTAAAATATTCCATACTACTTGTTTTGCTTTAAGCAAAAATCCAGCGCAACAAACCATCGTTGAAAGCGCAAAAAAAGCAAAAGCTTTAGGATTGCAAACGAGTATAGATATTAACTTTTCGGAGAGAATTTGGCCCAATCGGGAAGAAGCCAAACTGGTTCTGAAAGAGTATTTGTCTACCAATCCTTTTGTGAAATTAAGCGAAGATGATTGTTACCGTCTTTTTGCGGAAGCAAAATCGGAAGAATTCATATTCGATTATTTTCATGGTTTGGGAGCTTCTACAATTTGTTTGACCAAAGGCAAGGATGGAGTAATTCTGTCTGACAGAAATGCTGGGATTATTCGTAAAGAAGCATTGCCTGTTGCCGAAATAAAAGATACCACTGGAGCTGGCGATGCTTTTTGGACGGGATTTTTATACGCTCAGTTGCAAAATAAAAATTGGGAAGAAACGATTGCCATTGCACAAAGATTGGCTGTTTTAAAACTTAAAAATATTGGAGGATTACCAGACGGAATCAATATTCTGGATTATCTTAATGCAGATTTATAA
- a CDS encoding glycoside hydrolase 100 family protein, with translation MNNLAYNKAINLLQKVSSSEGFLASAQNISNYKRVWARDGVICGLAALASGDENLIETFRKTLETLARNQHYNGTIPSNVMTSEEGVEVSYGGLAGRVDAVTWFVIGICQYAFHTKDHSFVKKYQANIEKCLQLLEAWEFNNKGLLYVPLSGNWADEYITDGYVLYDQLLRVWALKSYNHFAKSNALIDKLEIIIAQIECNFTPHSVGDKYHERAYKELIFQNYMPCSFSPAGYKTQFDAFANSLALILNIGSNEFQNSILDYSLELKNNMALLLIPAFWPPIHESDLDWNLLKNNCKYEFRNYPNEFHNGGSWSMVNGFYGLALMSKGKQKEADEVLDAINEVNAIENFSFYENFNSETKTPNGVPFCAWSAAATIFLHQNRFANFKFLI, from the coding sequence GTGAATAATTTAGCATATAATAAGGCAATCAACTTACTTCAGAAAGTATCTTCCTCGGAAGGATTTTTGGCAAGTGCTCAAAATATTTCAAATTACAAAAGAGTTTGGGCTAGGGATGGTGTGATTTGTGGATTGGCAGCATTGGCTTCTGGAGATGAAAATTTGATAGAGACTTTTCGAAAAACATTAGAGACTTTAGCTCGAAATCAACATTATAATGGGACAATTCCCTCCAATGTAATGACCAGCGAAGAGGGTGTGGAAGTAAGTTATGGTGGTCTTGCCGGAAGAGTAGATGCGGTAACTTGGTTCGTAATTGGAATTTGTCAGTATGCTTTTCATACCAAAGACCATTCTTTTGTGAAAAAATACCAAGCTAATATTGAGAAATGTTTGCAATTGCTCGAAGCTTGGGAGTTCAATAATAAAGGACTTTTGTATGTTCCTTTATCGGGTAATTGGGCTGATGAATATATAACCGACGGCTATGTTTTATATGATCAATTGTTGAGAGTTTGGGCTTTGAAAAGTTATAATCATTTTGCTAAAAGCAATGCTTTAATAGACAAACTCGAAATAATTATTGCACAAATAGAATGCAATTTTACACCTCATTCAGTTGGGGACAAATACCATGAAAGAGCTTATAAAGAGTTGATTTTTCAAAATTATATGCCTTGTTCTTTTTCTCCGGCCGGTTACAAAACTCAATTTGATGCTTTTGCCAATTCTTTGGCTTTGATATTAAATATTGGGTCAAATGAATTTCAAAATTCTATTCTAGACTATTCTTTGGAACTGAAAAATAATATGGCTTTGCTTTTGATACCCGCTTTTTGGCCTCCTATACACGAATCCGATTTGGATTGGAACCTTCTTAAAAACAATTGCAAGTACGAATTTAGGAATTACCCCAATGAGTTTCATAATGGAGGGAGTTGGTCAATGGTGAATGGATTTTACGGATTGGCACTAATGTCTAAAGGAAAACAAAAAGAAGCTGATGAAGTTTTGGATGCCATAAATGAAGTGAATGCTATTGAAAATTTTTCTTTTTATGAAAATTTCAATAGCGAAACCAAAACTCCAAATGGTGTTCCTTTTTGTGCATGGAGTGCTGCAGCGACGATTTTTTTGCATCAAAATAGGTTTGCTAATTTTAAATTTCTAATTTAA
- a CDS encoding MFS transporter gives MNFKAKMSFWQIINMNVGFFGIQYSFGLQQSAVNPIYDFLQASPDQIPILNLAGPLTGLLIQPIIGAMSDKTWSPKFGGRRKPYFFIGALICSLALFLFPFSSSLWMAAGLLWILDVGNNTAMEPYRAFIADKLDESQQPIGFQAQSFFTGFGQTLANVSLFIFPLIFIGTTGKLPTWVFASFFLGAVCSIGSVWWSSRTTQEIPPSEEELKIMKSEPLNVFTPFIDIAKAVKDMPKVMWQLSLVYLFQWYALFCYWQNSSKSIALSVWHTTPQKDMKLYGEAVSWTGLVNGWYNVVTFLVAFGLVYFAKKYSAKMVHFTCLILAAIGFLIFPHIENKYLLFPAITGFGIGWASMMGIPYLMVVSQIPKERYGVYMGIINMMIVIPMFIQTISFGYILKHFLNNDPRLAITFSGVLLVLSAVFTLFITTKESISE, from the coding sequence ATGAATTTTAAAGCAAAAATGAGTTTTTGGCAAATTATCAATATGAATGTTGGTTTTTTTGGCATTCAGTATAGTTTCGGATTGCAACAAAGCGCTGTAAATCCGATTTATGATTTTTTACAGGCTAGTCCAGATCAAATCCCTATATTAAATCTTGCTGGGCCATTAACGGGTTTGTTAATTCAACCCATTATTGGTGCAATGAGTGATAAAACTTGGTCCCCAAAATTTGGAGGAAGACGAAAACCTTATTTTTTTATTGGAGCATTAATCTGTAGTTTGGCTCTGTTTCTTTTTCCTTTTAGCAGTTCGTTATGGATGGCTGCAGGTTTATTGTGGATATTAGATGTCGGGAATAATACTGCAATGGAACCCTATCGCGCTTTTATTGCCGACAAGTTAGACGAGTCACAGCAGCCCATTGGCTTTCAAGCGCAAAGTTTTTTTACAGGTTTTGGACAAACATTGGCCAATGTCTCCTTATTTATTTTCCCGCTTATTTTCATTGGTACAACAGGGAAATTACCAACATGGGTTTTTGCTTCCTTTTTTCTAGGCGCAGTTTGCTCTATTGGATCGGTTTGGTGGAGTTCGCGTACAACACAAGAAATTCCTCCTTCAGAGGAAGAGTTAAAAATAATGAAATCGGAACCCTTAAATGTTTTTACACCATTTATTGATATTGCAAAAGCCGTAAAGGACATGCCTAAAGTAATGTGGCAACTTTCGTTAGTTTATTTATTTCAATGGTATGCGCTTTTTTGTTATTGGCAAAATTCTTCAAAAAGTATAGCGCTTTCAGTTTGGCATACAACGCCTCAAAAAGATATGAAATTGTATGGTGAAGCGGTAAGTTGGACAGGTTTAGTAAATGGTTGGTATAATGTAGTGACTTTTTTAGTTGCTTTTGGATTGGTCTATTTTGCAAAAAAATATTCAGCAAAAATGGTACATTTTACTTGTTTGATTTTGGCAGCAATTGGGTTTTTAATTTTCCCACATATTGAGAATAAATACCTGTTATTTCCAGCTATAACCGGTTTTGGAATTGGCTGGGCAAGTATGATGGGAATTCCGTATCTAATGGTTGTCTCGCAAATCCCAAAAGAACGATACGGTGTCTATATGGGAATCATTAACATGATGATTGTAATCCCAATGTTTATTCAGACTATTAGTTTCGGTTATATTCTCAAGCATTTTTTAAATAATGATCCTCGATTGGCAATAACATTTTCAGGGGTTTTATTAGTTTTAAGCGCTGTATTTACTTTATTTATAACAACAAAAGAAAGTATAAGTGAATAA